CGTACCCTATGGGTACCCCTGAGCCCTGGGTTCGCAGGGACCCTGGGGATACTTCTGAACCCTGGGCTCGTACGTACCCTATGGGTACCCCTGAGCCCTGGGTTCGGGGATTGCGGGTTCTTATTGTCCGAGCATCGGGATATGGACGCCCCGTTCCCTGGCAACTTCGATCGCCCGGTCGTAGCCCGCGTCCGCGTGACGCATCACTCCGGTTCCCGGGTCGTTGGTGAGCATCAGCTCCAGTCGACGGGCGGCATCGTCGGTGCCGTCTGCGACGACTTGTGCGCCGGCGTGGATCGCCTTGCCGATCCCGACACCGCCCCCGTGGTGCACCGCGACCCATGCCGCCCCGGAAGACGTGTTCAGCAGGGCGTTGAGGATCGGCCAATCGGCGATAGCGTCGGACCCGTCGAGCATCGCCTCTGTCTCACGGTACGGGGAGGCAACGGAGCCGGAGTCCAGATGGTCACGACCGATGACGATCGGAGCCTTCACCTTCCCCGACCGCACCAACTCGTTGAATGCCAGGCCCACCTTTGCCCGCTCGCCGTAGCCGAGCCAGCAGATCCGGGCGGGAAGCCCCTGGAACTGCACCTTCTCCTTGGCGAGTTCAAGCCAACGTTGAAGTCCCTGATTCTCCGGAAACAGCTCTGCGATCACCTTGTCGGTCTCGGCAATGTCTGCGGGGTCTCCGGAGAGGGCGACCCACCGGAACGGGCCCATCCCCTCGCACATGAGCGGCCTCAAGTAGGCGGGCATGAAACCGGGATACGCGAACGCCTGCTCGAACCCGCCGTTCCTGGCTTCGCCACGCAGGTTGTTGCCGTAGTCGAACACCTCGGCACCGGCGTCGATGAAGCCGACCATCGCCGCGCAATGGCGAGCCATGGAAGAGCGGGCCAGGGCCATGTAGCGCTCCGGATCGCTCTTGCGAAGCTCGGCCGCAGCAACGACGTCGTACCCGCTCGGTATGTACCCGTTGAGTGGATCGTGCGCAGATGTCTGATCGGTGACGATGTCGATGCCGATCCCACGGTCCAGGAGCTCGGGAAACATGTCGGCTGCATTCCCTTGCACGCCGATCGACAACGCATCACCGCGAGATTTCGCCTCCAACGCCATTCGGATCGCCGCATCCAGGCTCGGAGCGGCCACGTCGAGGTAACCGGTATCGATACGCCGTTGAATATGGGCAGGGTTCACCTCGACGACGAGGGCGATTCC
The DNA window shown above is from Gammaproteobacteria bacterium and carries:
- the hutU gene encoding urocanate hydratase, which codes for MSREIHAPRGTALNTKGWLQEAVLRCLMNNLDPEVAENPDELVVYGGRGKAARNWEAFDAIVRSLQDLENDETLLIQSGKPVGVFRTHEMAPRVLIANSLLVPDWATWEEFWELEAKGLIMYGQMTAGSWIYIGTQGILQGTYQTFLAIAEQRFGGTLKGTLTLTAGLGGMGGAQPLAITMNGGIALVVEVNPAHIQRRIDTGYLDVAAPSLDAAIRMALEAKSRGDALSIGVQGNAADMFPELLDRGIGIDIVTDQTSAHDPLNGYIPSGYDVVAAAELRKSDPERYMALARSSMARHCAAMVGFIDAGAEVFDYGNNLRGEARNGGFEQAFAYPGFMPAYLRPLMCEGMGPFRWVALSGDPADIAETDKVIAELFPENQGLQRWLELAKEKVQFQGLPARICWLGYGERAKVGLAFNELVRSGKVKAPIVIGRDHLDSGSVASPYRETEAMLDGSDAIADWPILNALLNTSSGAAWVAVHHGGGVGIGKAIHAGAQVVADGTDDAARRLELMLTNDPGTGVMRHADAGYDRAIEVARERGVHIPMLGQ